TCCCTCGCAGCGAATTGTCGACCTGAGCTTTGGCTTCATCTACTCCGCCGCGCTGTGTGCCGCGGCGGAACTGGGCGTGGCCGACCTGCTGGAGCAAGGCCCTCGGAGCGCGGCATCACTCGCGAAGGAGCTGGGGGCCGATGCCCAATCGCTGTACCGGCTCCTCCGCCTGCTGGCGAGCGTGGAGGTGTTTTCCGAGGACGACTCCGGGCGCTTCTCGCTCACGCCCGCCGCCCATCACCTCCGCACGAACGCCCCGGGCTCCCTGCGCAGCGCCGTGCTGATGCTCACGCAGCGCATCTTCTGGTCGCCCGCCGGGGAGCTCTCGGAGACGGTGCGCACGGGGAAGGACCCCTTCGACCGCATCTTCGGCGCGCCCTTCTTCGACTACCTCGAGCGTGACGCCAAGGAAGGGGCCCGCTTCCACCGCGGCATGTCCTGCCTCTCCGACCTGGAGAATGGCCCCATCGCCAGGAGCTACGACTTCACGGCGATGCGACGCGTGGTGGACGTGGGGGGAGGACATGGTGGCTTCATCATCGAAGTGCTCAAGGCCGCTCCCCAGGTGCGCGGCGTGCTCTACGACCATCGCCACGTCCTCGCCGAGGCCCGGATCGCCCAGGCGGGCCTGGCGGGCCGCTGCGAGCTCGCGGAGGGAGACTTCTTCGAGTCGGTGCCCGCGGGCGCGGACGCGTATCTCCTCAAGCGCATCCTCCACGACTGGAGCGACGAGGTCTGCGTACGCATCCTCCACAATTGCCGGAAGGCCATGCCGGAACACGGGCGCATCCTGGTCGTGGACACCGTCATTCCCCCAGGGAACACGCCGCATGACGGCAAGCTTTTGGACGTCTTGATGATGATGTCCCTGCCGGGGCGCGAGCGCACGGAGGAGGAGTTCAGGCAGCTCTTCGCTCAGGCGGGGCTGCGGCTCACGCGCGTCATCCACACGCCGGCCGCGCTCAGCATCGCCGAGGCCGTGGCGGCCTGAGAAAACCCCTCGGGGTTGGACGACGCTCGCACGAATCATCCACCGCACGGGGGCGCTCATGGGCCCAGGCGGATTTTAAGAGCCTGAGAAATTCGGACGAAACTCCAGGAGGGCCACGGCGACAATTGCCCCAGGAGACCTACATGTCCACCTATCGCATCCGCCAAGGCGACACCCTCTCGGCTCTCGCCGCCCGGTACAAGACCAGCGTCTCGGAGCTGGCGCGCGTCAACAAGATCGCCAACCCGGACCTCATCTACGCGGGCAAGACCCTGCGCATCCCTGGTTACGACGGGAAGGACAGCTTCGAGTCCGCCAAGGCCGGCGGGGCCCACGGCGGCAGCGGCACGAGGGGTTCTGGCGGCGCGGGTCGCAGCGGCGGCTCGAGGGGCGGCGGGCAGGTCGAACAGAGCCGTGGTGCCGGGAGTCCGGGCCAGGCGACCGCCGCGATGCGCAAGCTCGCGGACGCGGGCCGTGCGGCCGCGATGAGCATCGGCGGGTACAACAGCCAGGGCCTGTGCGCCACCGGCGTGAGCAGGGCCATCCAGAACGCCTTCGGCTTCAAGGTCTGGGGCAACGGCAACCAGATCGACAACAACCTGCCGCGCGACAAGTTCAAGCAGGTCAACATGTCGCTCGCGGATGCGCTGAAGATTCCGGGTCTCGTGCTGACCTGGGAGAAGACCTCGTCACGCGCGGGCAGCATCTACGGCCACACCGCGATAACCACCGGCGACGGTCGCTCGTCCGTGAGCGACTTCATCGAGCGCAACACGCTTGGCGCCGGTGGCCGCACCGGACTGAAGATCTTCATGCCGACGATGTAGCTCCCGTCGCCCGGCCGAGTACCGTCCCCGGAGCAGGCCCCCGTGCCACCAGGACCCACGATGGCATGCTCGGGTGATGGGAGAGCCGCTGGCCCGACATCTGACGGTTGGATATAAACCCCCCTGATGTGGAAGAGGGGGAACTCGTGCGGAGACTCGTCGTCCTGGCGTGCCTGCTCGCGCCGCCGCGATCGGGACGCACCCCCGACGGCCAACGCACGCTCTGCAGATTGACCTCGATGGACTTCAGACGCGCGGGCTCGAGGTCGATCGGCGCCAACGGACCTTCGCTCGACACGAGGTACTCGGCCAGGGCCTTGCCACCGAGGCGGCCGGCCGCATCCCATCGCCGCGCGATCTCCGCGCAGTCGTTGCCGGCTCGGCGGTCCTTCATCCAATAGATGGCGTTGACCGCGAACGGCAGGCGCGAGCGTTCGTATCTCAGGCGGTAGATCAGGCGCAGCTCTCCGCACGCATCCGGTGCGAAGGGGCGGCGATCGAGCCGGTTCACGGAGGAGCTTCCTCTATACTGTGCGCTGACGTGAGCCGGCCGAGACGGGCCAGCGCCTGGGGACAGGCCCCGGAGGAGAAGGAACCCGCCATGCGAATCACGATGTCTCCGCAGGAGTACGCCACGGCGTTCCGCTTGCTCGCGGCCTCCGCCCGACACCCCGAGAACATCCAGCAGGTCGTCGAGGAACGACTCCTCCCCCGGCTGCCGAAGCAGCCCACGCTGCTGGATGTCGGCGCGGGGTCGGGCAAGGTGGCCGAACGGCTCGCGCCGCACTTCAGCTCGCTCACCTTGCTCGAGCCCAATCCGAACCAGATCGCCGGGTTCAAGCTCGAGAAGGCGAAAATCCTTCTCGAACCCCTGGAGCACTACCACTCGCCCGAACGATATGAACTCGTCGTGTGCTCGCACGTCCTCTACCACGTGCCGCTCTCCGAATGGGGAGCGTTCATCGACAGACTGCTCTCGTTCGTGCGCCCCGGAGGCGCTTGCGTGATCGTCATGGCCGCGGCCCGGGGCCCAACCTACGAGCTGTGTCGCGACTTCTCGGAGACGATGCTGTTTGGCGAGCAATTGCTCACCACCATGCAACACAAGCGGCTGCCGCACGAGGTGCTCCCGACGATGAGCGGGTTCGTGGCGAGGACCTTCGAGGAGATGTACACGCTCTGTCGCTTCTTCGTGCTCGAGGGCTGCTTCACGGCGGAGCAGCTCGCCGCCCTGAGCGAGGACGAGGTGCGCGCGCTCGATGCGAGGATTCGCGTGCACGCCGAGCGCTGCCGGGGCGACGACGGGCTCTATCGCCTGGAGCAGGATGAGGATCTGATCCTCCTGTCCAGCTCGTAGCCCTCCGCTGGGGCTCCGGATGGTGGTCAGGAGATGCACCGCCACGGGAAAACAAGGTATGAGTTCAAAGTATGAAGCTCATCCTGACCAATCACCACCTGGACGACCGCGGAGGCTCGGAACTGTACTGCTCGGAGCTCGCCCCCGCGCTGCGACGGGTGGGGCATGAGGTGGCCGTCTTCACCCTGCGGCCGGGACACATCTCCGACGAACTGGCCCGCCGCGGGGTGCCGATCTTCACCACGGGGGACGATGCGCGCATCGAGGCGTTCGATCCCGACCTCCTCCATGTCCATCACGCCCCGTGCCTCTATTACCTGGGAGCACTCCGGCTGCGCGCGAAGGTGCTGTTCTCCTCTCTGGGAGTCATTCCAGCGCTCGAAGCCGCCCCCCTCGTCTGGGAGGGAGTGGCCCAGGGGTTGGCGGTGTCGGAGGAGGTGCTGGACGCGCTGCGCTCGTCGCGATTCGGCTCGGAGGTGCCGCTCACGATCTTCCGGAATTGGTTCGACGACACCGGGCTGGTACCCGAGGTACCCGGCAGGCCTGGCGAGGCCCGGCGCATCGCCGTGGTGAGCAACCACCTGGATCAGACGCTGGCGAGGGATCTCGAGGCCATCCGAGCCGCTCACCCGGGGCTGGAGTGGACGCACTTCGGCTACCCGAACAATTCCGTGGAAATGAGCCCGGAGCTGCTGCGGGGCTTCGATCGGGTCATCACCATCGGACGGACGGCGCTGCTGGCGGCGGCCCTCCAGAAGCCCTGCCTGCTGTACGACGTGCACGGCTGCGATGGCCTGATGACACCGGAGCGTCTGGATGCCCTGGCCTCCCGGAACTTCTCCGGCCGGCTTACCCGGTCGCGTCCTTCACGGCGGGAGCTGGAGCACCTGCTGCTGGACGAGGCACGGCAGGTCGATGTCGCCGCGCTCGCGGAACGGATCTGGCGCGAGTATGCCCTCAGCCGGCGGGTCGAGGAGTTGCTGGCGCTCTACACCCGGCTCCTGGAGGGCAAGACCTCCCTCGGGGAGCAGACCCGGAGCGCCTATGGCCGGGAGGGTCAGGTCTACACGGAGGCCTGGGTGGGGCGGCTGCACGCCGAAGCACGGGAGAAGGCGCTTCAGCGCGAGTCCGAGGCAAAGGCCAGCGAGGTGACGACCCTGAGGGAATGCCTCCAGGCCGAGCGCACCCTCTCCGCCCGGCTGCGGACAGAAGTGGAACAACTCGCGAGCGCGCTTTCCGTGAAGGAGGCGGAGTGCGCGCACCTGGGCTCCGAGCTGGCGATGATCCGTTCCAGTCTGGCCTGGAAGGTGGTGAGCCAGGTCCGAGGCATCAAGGATCAGTTCATCGCCCAGCCCAACTCGCGGGTGCGGCTCATCTACGATCACATGCGGCATCGGCTCAAGCAGAGGCGCGGGCTGGGTTACGCATCGAGGGAATGACACTCCTCTATCGGGCTCACCGCATGGCCACGGTGCCGCCGCGCCAGTCGGCGGAGCTCCAACGCTGGAAGGCGCCCAGGGCCCCCGGGCTATCGGCGCTCTTCTCCGGCAGCAGGGTGTCGCGCTTGAGCACCTGGAAGGAGGACTTGATACGGCCCTCCACCAGGGCCTCGCGAGCCACCAGCACACGCGAGCCATCCGGGGAGAAGCCCGCGAGTTCCACATAGCCCAGGCTCGGCTCGGTCGCCGCGGGCGCCAGCGCGTCCAGCACCCAGCCCTCCCCCTCCTGGTGGAA
Above is a window of Cystobacter fuscus DNA encoding:
- a CDS encoding glycosyltransferase yields the protein MKLILTNHHLDDRGGSELYCSELAPALRRVGHEVAVFTLRPGHISDELARRGVPIFTTGDDARIEAFDPDLLHVHHAPCLYYLGALRLRAKVLFSSLGVIPALEAAPLVWEGVAQGLAVSEEVLDALRSSRFGSEVPLTIFRNWFDDTGLVPEVPGRPGEARRIAVVSNHLDQTLARDLEAIRAAHPGLEWTHFGYPNNSVEMSPELLRGFDRVITIGRTALLAAALQKPCLLYDVHGCDGLMTPERLDALASRNFSGRLTRSRPSRRELEHLLLDEARQVDVAALAERIWREYALSRRVEELLALYTRLLEGKTSLGEQTRSAYGREGQVYTEAWVGRLHAEAREKALQRESEAKASEVTTLRECLQAERTLSARLRTEVEQLASALSVKEAECAHLGSELAMIRSSLAWKVVSQVRGIKDQFIAQPNSRVRLIYDHMRHRLKQRRGLGYASRE
- a CDS encoding methyltransferase, whose product is MNPPTVNPSQRIVDLSFGFIYSAALCAAAELGVADLLEQGPRSAASLAKELGADAQSLYRLLRLLASVEVFSEDDSGRFSLTPAAHHLRTNAPGSLRSAVLMLTQRIFWSPAGELSETVRTGKDPFDRIFGAPFFDYLERDAKEGARFHRGMSCLSDLENGPIARSYDFTAMRRVVDVGGGHGGFIIEVLKAAPQVRGVLYDHRHVLAEARIAQAGLAGRCELAEGDFFESVPAGADAYLLKRILHDWSDEVCVRILHNCRKAMPEHGRILVVDTVIPPGNTPHDGKLLDVLMMMSLPGRERTEEEFRQLFAQAGLRLTRVIHTPAALSIAEAVAA
- a CDS encoding class I SAM-dependent methyltransferase; this translates as MRITMSPQEYATAFRLLAASARHPENIQQVVEERLLPRLPKQPTLLDVGAGSGKVAERLAPHFSSLTLLEPNPNQIAGFKLEKAKILLEPLEHYHSPERYELVVCSHVLYHVPLSEWGAFIDRLLSFVRPGGACVIVMAAARGPTYELCRDFSETMLFGEQLLTTMQHKRLPHEVLPTMSGFVARTFEEMYTLCRFFVLEGCFTAEQLAALSEDEVRALDARIRVHAERCRGDDGLYRLEQDEDLILLSSS
- a CDS encoding LysM peptidoglycan-binding domain-containing protein, which codes for MSTYRIRQGDTLSALAARYKTSVSELARVNKIANPDLIYAGKTLRIPGYDGKDSFESAKAGGAHGGSGTRGSGGAGRSGGSRGGGQVEQSRGAGSPGQATAAMRKLADAGRAAAMSIGGYNSQGLCATGVSRAIQNAFGFKVWGNGNQIDNNLPRDKFKQVNMSLADALKIPGLVLTWEKTSSRAGSIYGHTAITTGDGRSSVSDFIERNTLGAGGRTGLKIFMPTM